The proteins below come from a single Panulirus ornatus isolate Po-2019 chromosome 22, ASM3632096v1, whole genome shotgun sequence genomic window:
- the LOC139756633 gene encoding cell adhesion molecule Dscam2-like, whose protein sequence is MQDCADEVGGSMPWDVMLLCPEHSLPSQQQPQTEFLSQLQLAFKQRPLSSTRTQSRHNLLNQRQPLTSPKTTPQPQHRQYLPHNTVKPTTPPQPPPQQANPHPQQQQPWPQPNIIRWYLYERKNFAEEVLREGSSIPDGGSYSATAEDDTAPEDEELAQHDAVEDVTGITEVTSSDGNGTNARPTAGEPVTPGALDDGGSHPKGPVVHADDGAVAEGRSEGSPAFLNSTDGSLGLGASDGAHGNGSRCNGSESTPASQGEGGGQQDMGGSSNKSVGGGRQDEGGHGRLQETHHDAHIKETWTVGVKDVGGQLRRASRDLSLNHYSRPGYVPHTHTGSFCYIKYTRVTQVMHEGHTKTPQVRHIRLTRTIHEEDSAPQLRYTPIDQTVSPSSPVSLKCSSLGSPTPVITWTRDHRPLLHSLRTRVGSFRTALGEVVSHVNLSQVTVRDGGTYTCTAHNTHGSQAHSARLNVYGPPFVRAMDNVTTVAGEDVKLWCPAGGFPTPSVTWRRDGHALPTSLRQELLSNGTLVVRGASHEDAGRYSCVVSGRQGQTAASHTFLHVLKPPAIEPLSFRRNLQEAERTLLTCMVNSGDLPITVNWLKDGRHLQHDPDIDIKQISEYSTVLLFKRLREHHSGSYTCEAANAAATVNQTATVRVKVAPRWVVEPSSGSVLVGSTVVLDCSARGYPQPTLTWLKATGEAAQDFQSVVLDGVRASQAPNGSLVLPDVTTSHAGWYLCRAANSVGKPISKVVQLTVRAPARVLTEGRRVTGHAGQTVTVPCEATGDDPLTLTWQRHHNPILPGHRTSVRENSAGGMLRAVLEIRAVTAADAGPYTCRATNPHGDHSQVFKIAVIEPPTAPSGVVVSEVTSRSARISWSLPQPAAVTIQYRASEEESWASHGRNVSVGQWASWHMLTGLTPYHTYAVRLMAHNDLGVSQPSTVQVFITLEEAPSGAPRDVRVAAGGPRSLLVTWRAPPHHLTHGPLRGYTIALRRQKLQGHPTYITRPISLTVGEAEEVEQYEVRGLTPASLYEVAVRAFNKAGPGPLSSPRIVDSTSHDAPSCPPAGVTCRGLGRGSVRVWWSPPPSHCTHAPVSGYTIVASPTKHVHHHSSSSSTWEVNTTNLEKNLDALPPATNISVRVKAFNEVGYSPSNDPVFCITEDDVPGPPRRVRVIVTGATTLLVTWSPPHPHSGNILHYTLYSARDDQVAVRDVVGAGGSEATWRELSGLTPGSRTQVWVTATTVAGEGSQSPRLTALPTPTPTHAPIAVGGGRSWRVGVGSGVTLGCRGLGSPPPTISWKKAGATISSSQLTQLLPGGDLHLVAVRETTNYTCWVRNNVGADSLTHQVVAVTTPPPPTLTLAHATHDALNLTITPAGDGGAPILGYTVHHRGRAGEWMETTADPGVRSVVVRGLPCGAPYHLYLTAWNSFGTSSPSPVLLTNTLGSPPGRPDPARLVEVNATCVTLCLYVWPELGCPVTHWKVELGSGEAEVSWSPLHPHVTRDTADLGLCDLTSASWHLLRITASSTAGDTSVVYRVATRDQSGGPMAAEPVQEVLVGGPVGETGWLDAHVVAGVVSAVLLAAALIICVCVAVRRRRYGGYRQGDNVDSKGGGEEDNARNSEITRAHLYSPTPTKKPHGSLTSLKTQDDPSDPYEICPYATFSVGSSEGTLEYGLSFHALTPRDCLDHPLHSDRHTQQSPAYGQTGRQRAQSHYKETGIAYISNRNRGDYASRPKSISGAHPSAAPTPAPAGETSEQRAWSEDSRKDTRSRPHRSRSRTRAEVARRDSSTESNDASSPVQQRQRYQHPQIPPQQQQQQQQQQQLPPQQQGGGAVAAAVGRAGPHPLPPVRHARFMRCFRVRSESSSSETSPLTPPRPLHPPSAFSDSRELSEAECDREMRQSQTSTAGDAPQPRGRRGQQSQGGSDGMTAELTVLLQRYEQRQQKDKTAQQKHQQNLYRGPQKNPYSINV, encoded by the exons GTGGTACCTCTATGAGCGCAAGAACTTCGCCGAAGAAGTGTTGCGAGAAGGTTCATCCATCCCTGATGGGGGTAGCTACTCCGCCACGGCTGAGGACGATACAGCGCCTGAGGATGAAGAACTGGCTCAGCATGATGCTGTAGAAGATGTGACTGGCATTACTGAGGTGACATCGAGTGACGGTAATGGTACGAACGCGAGACCCACAGCTGGTGAGCCTGTTACGCCAGGCGCACTTGATGACGGTGGCAGTCACCCCAAAGGCCCTGTAGTACACGCTGACGACGGCGCTGTCGCCGAAGGAAGGAGCGAAGGTAGTCCAGCTTTCCTCAACAGTACAGATGGTTCACTTGGTCTGGGGGCGAGTGATGGCGCTCACGGCAACGGCAGCAGATGCAATGGGAGTGAgagcaccccagccagccagggtgagggCGGTGGACAGCAGGATATGGGCGGCTCATCCAACAAGAGTGTGGGCGGCGGGCGGCAGGATGAGGGCGGCCACGGTCGTCTTCAAGAGACCCACCATGACGCACACATAAAG GAGACGTGGACGGTGGGCGTAAAGGACGTGGGCGGTCAGCTGCGAAGGGCGTCCAGAGACCTGAGCCTCAACCACTACTCACGCCCAGGGtacgtacctcacacacacaccgggtcatTTTGTTACATCAAATACACTAGAGTTACTCAG GTGATGCATGAAGGCCACACTAAAACTCCACAGGTACGCCACATACGACTTACGAGAACCATACACGAAGAAG acTCGGCACCCCAACTGCGCTACACGCCCATCGATCAAACGGTGTCCCCGAGCTCCCCCGTGTCCCTAAAGTGCTCTTCCCTGGGCTCCCCGACCCCCGTCATCACCTGGACGCGCGACCACCGCCCGCTCCTCCACTCTCTCAG GACGAGAGTGGGCAGCTTCAGGACGgcgctgggggaggtggtgagccACGTCAACCTGAGCCAGGTGACGGTGCGGGATGGTGGCACCTACACCTGCACCGCCCACAACACCCACGGTTCCCAAGCCCACTCCGCCAGGCTCAACGTCTACG GTCCTCCCTTCGTGCGTGCCATGGACAACGTGACTACGGTGGCTGGGGAGGACGTAAAGTTGTGGTGTCCGGCAGGAGGCTTTCCCACCCCATCTGTCACCTGGCGAAGGGACGGCCACGCACTCCCCACCTCCTTAAG GCAAGAGTTACTAAGCAACGGGacgctggtggtgaggggggcgAGTCATGAGGACGCAGGACGCTACTCCTGCGTGGTCTCCGGCAGGCAAGGCCAGACCGCTGCCTCGCATACCTTCCTCCACGTCCTCA agccgccaGCCATCGAGCCCCTCTCTTTCCGGCGCAACCTGCAGGAGGCGGAGAGGACCCTGCTCACCTGTATGGTCAACTCTGGCGACCTGCCCATCACGGTGAACTGGCTCAAAGATGGCAGACACCTCCAGCACGACCCAGATATCGACATCAAACAGATCAGCGAGTACTCCACG GTACTGCTCTTCAAGAGACTACGAGAGCACCACTCTGGCTCCTACACCTGTGAGGCTGCTAATGCTGCTGCCACAGTCAACCAAACTGCAACTGTCAGGGTCAAG GTGGCGCCAAGGTGGGTGGTGGAGCCTTCCAGTGGCTCAGTCCTGGTGGGATCTACAGTAGTGCTTGACTGCAGCGCCCGGGGctacccacaacccaccctcacctggctgAAGGCAACAG GCGAGGCAGCGCAGGACTTCCAGAGTGTAGTGTTGGACGGCGTGCGAGCGTCCCAGGCGCCCAATGGCTCACTGGTCCTCCCAGACGTCACTACGTCCCACGCTGGTTGGTACCTCTGTCGAGCAGCAAATTCCGTTGGCAAACCGATCTCCAAGGTCGTCCAGCTCACCGTACGGG CCCCTGCTCGTGTGTTGACGGAAGGCAGACGGGTGACGGGCCACGCGGGACAGACGGTAACGGTGCCATGTGAGGCGACTGGTGACGACCCTCTCACCCTCACTTGGCAACGACATCACAACCCCATCTTACCAGGTCACAG GACGTCAGTACGTGAGAACAGCGCAGGCGGCATGCTCCGGGCGGTGCTCGAGATCAGGGCGGTGACAGCTGCTGACGCTGGTCCATACACTTGTCGTGCCACCAACCCTCACGGTGACCATTCGCAGGTGTTCAAGATCGCTGTCATAG AGCCACCGACAGCCCCGTCGGGAGTCGTGGTGTCCGAGGTGACGAGCCGCTCCGCCCGTATCTCCTGGTCGCTGCCGCAGCCCGCTGCTGTCACCATACAGTACCGAG CGTCGGAAGAGGAGTCGTGGGCCTCACATGGGCGTAACGTGAGTGTGGGTCAGTGGGCGTCATGGCACATGCTGACGGGCCTCACGCCCTACCACACCTACGCCGTCAGACTCATGGCCCATAATGACCTAGGAGTGTCGCAGCCCTCGACCGTCCAAGTCTTCATTACTCTCGAGGAAG CACCTTCTGGAGCGCCGCGGGATGTGCGGGTGGCAGCTGGAGGACCTCGATCACTGCTAGTGACTTGGCGCGCCCcgcctcaccacctcacccacggcCCTCTGAGGGGATACACGATTGCCCTTCGTCGCCAGAAGTTACAGGGCCACCCGACCTACATCACCAGGCCTATTTCACTCACCGTAG GGGAAGCCGAGGAGGTGGAGCAGTACGAAGTGCGGGGCCTGACGCCGGCCTCCCTCTACGAAGTTGCTGTTAGGGCGTTCAACAAAGCAGGACCTggacccctctcctctcccaggatCGTAGACTCTACCAGTCATGACG CACCTTCATGTCCGCCTGCAGGAGTAACGTGCCGTGGGTTAGGGCGGGGTagcgtgagggtgtggtggtccccacctccctcacactgcacccACGCCCCTGTCAGTGGGTACACCATAGTGGCCTCGCCCACCAAGCACGTCCACCACCATTCCTCCAGCA GTAGCACCTGGGAGGTGAACACGACCAACCTGGAGAAGAACCTGGACGCCCTACCTCCAGCCACCAACATTAGCGTGCGCGTTAAAGCTTTCAACGAGGTCGGTTACAGTCCTTCGAACGACCCTGTGTTCTGCATCACGGAGGATGATG TACCAGGGCCACCGAGACGAGTGCGGGTGATCGTAACTGGAGCCACTACCCTGCTCGTGACGTGGtcgccaccacaccctcactccggCAACATTCTCCACTACACCCTCTACTCCGCCAGGGATGACCAG gTGGCAGTGCGAGACGTGGTGGGTGCTGGAGGCTCGGAAGCCACCTGGCGAGAACTCAGCGGCCTCACCCCCGGATCAAGGACCCAG GTGTGGGTGACAGCTACCACAGTGGCTGGTGAGGGCAGCCAGTCCCCACGGCTCACCGCCctgcccacgcccacacccacacacgcacccatCGCTGTGGGCGGTGGAAGGTCGTGGCGGGTGGGTGTAGGGTCGGGCGTGACGCTTGGCTGTAGGGGACTGGGttcgccaccacccaccatctcctGGAAGAAGGCCGGCGCAACCATTAGCAGCAGCcagctcacccagctgctcccaggAGGCGACCTACACCTCGTGG CGGTGCGCGAGACGACCAACTACACATGTTGGGTGAGGAACAATGTGGGTGCTGACAGTCTCACCCACCAGGTGGTGGCAGTCACCACTCCTCCGCcgcccaccctcaccctcgcccACGCCACTCACGACGCcctgaacctcaccatcaccccagcagGTGATGGAGGGGCGCCCATCCTCG GGTACACGGTGCATCACAGGGGTCGTgctggagagtggatggagaCGACGGCGGACCCCGGGGTGAGGagcgtcgtggtgaggggtctgCCCTGCGGCGCCCCTTATCATCTCTACCTGACGGCTTGGAACTCCTTCGGCACCAGCTCTCCAAGCCCcgtcctcctcactaacacccTCGGCAGCC CCCCAGGTCGACCAGACCCGGCAAGGTTAGTTGAGGTCAACGCGACGTGTGTGACGCTCTGTCTGTACGTCTGGCCTGAGTTGGGCTGCCCCGTCACACACTGGAAG GTCGAGCTTGGTAGCGGAGAGGCAGAGGTGTCTTggtcacccctccacccccatgtGACCCGAGACACCGCTGACCTGGGACTGTGTGACCTCACCTCGGCCTCCTGGCACCTCCTGCGGATCACAGCCTCATCCACCGCTGGTGACACATCTGTCGTGTACCGTGTGGCCACCAGGGATCAGAGTGGAG GACCCATGGCAGCGGAGCCGGTGCAGGAGGTGTTGGTTGGCGGTCCAGTGGGTGAGACAGGCTGGCTGGACGCCCATGTGGTGGCGGGCGTAGTGAGTGCTGTCTTGCTGGCCGCCGCCCTCatcatctgtgtctgtgtggcagtcaggaggaggaggtacggcggctacag ACAGGGTGATAATGTGGACAGCAAGGGCGGCGGGGAGGAGGACAACGCCCGTAACTCTGAGATCACTCGCGCCCACCTGTACTCCCCAACGCCCACCAAGAAGCCCCATGGTTCGCTCACCTCCCTCAAGACCCAGGACGATCCCTCAGATCCTTACGAGATCTGCCCGTACGCTACCTTCAG CGTGGGAAGTTCGGAAGGTACTTTAGAGTACGGTCTGTCCTTCCACGCCTTGACCCCCCGGGACTGTCTCGACCACCCTCTCCACAGTGACCGACACACCCAGCAGTCGCCCGCGTATGGCCAGACAGGACGGCAGAGGGCGCAATCACACTATAAGGAGACAG GGATCGCATATATCAGCAATCGCAATCGTGGAGACTACGCCAGCCGACCAAAGTCCATCTCCGGCGCCCACCCTTCGGCTGCGCCAACTCCAGCACCTGCTGGAGAGACCTCAGAACAAAGGGCGTGGTCAGAGGACTCCAGAAAGGACACACGCAGTCGCCCACATCGCTCCAGGAGTCGCACAAGAG CGGAGGTCGCTCGAAGAGACTCCAGCACTGAGAGTAACGACGCCTCTTCGCCAGTCCAGCAACGGCAACGTTATCAGCACCCACAGATcccgccacagcagcagcagcaacaacagcagcagcagcagctgccccCACAGCAGCAAGGtggaggagcagtagcagcagcagttggACGAGCAGGTCCCCACCCGCTCCCGCCTGTCCGCCATGCCAG ATTTATGCGGTGCTTCAGAGTGCGGAGCGAATCTTCTTCGAGCGAGACGTCTCCCTTGACACCTCCCAGGCCTCTCCACCCACCCTCGGCCTTCTCGGACTCGAGGGAGCTGTCCGAGGCGGAGTGCGACAGGGAGATGCGACAGTCTCAGACCAGCACGGCGGGTGACGCGCCACAGCCaaggggaaggagaggtcagCAGAGCCAAGGAGGCTCCGATGGCATGACTGCTGAGTTGACCGTCCTGTTGCAACGGTACGAGCAACGGCAACAGAAGGATAAGACTGCGCAACAGAAGCATCAGCAGAACCTGTATCGAGGGCCACAGAAAAACCCTTACAGCATTAATGTGTAG